CGTCATGCCAAGGTGATGCTCTAGCCCCATCTCCGCGGCATAATCAATCTGTTGCAAATTGCCGCCAAAGAGGTACGATGCCATGCCTGCTGCCATCGAACACGCTACGCCTACTTCGCCTTGACAACCTACTTCTGCGCCTGAAATGGAGCCATTAAACTTCACGATATTTCCCAAAAGCCCTGCAACGGCAAGGGCGCGTAGACAATCGGTTTGATCTAAATTGTACAGCTCTTTGAGATAACGAAGCACGGCTGGAACGACGCCACAGGCACCGCACGTCGGTGCAGTCACGACGATGTTGCCCGAAGCGTTCTCTTCGCTCGTGGCAAGGGCATAGGCGAAGATGATCCCATGCGCTCGTTTTTCTTCTTTGCGCGCTTTGGCAAAGAACTTGGAGGCTTTCCTTGGGTATTGGAGGATGCCTGGCAGGACGCCTGATTGTTTTAAGCCTCGATCGATCGTGGTTTGCATACTCGCCCACACTTCGGCAAGATACTCCCAGATCGCTTCACCTTCGTACGTTTCGACGTATTGCCACAGCTCTTTGTGCTCATCATGGCACCACTGCATAATGGCATTAAACGATGTGAGCGGATAGATCGAAGGCTCAGAGATAGGATTTTCACCTGCTTCTTTAAGCGCGCTACCGCCTACACTGTAGACTTCCCACGAGCCTAAAAGTTCTTGTTTATCATTGAAGGCTTCAAACAACATGCCATTGGAGTGAAAGGGTTTTGTGATGTCGGGGCGAAAGAGGATTTCAACACCTACTGAGGCGAGGGCTTGATGCAGGGCGTCGTCGGTTAAGTGACCTTTGCCTGTTGCGGCGAGTGAGCCAAAAAGGGTTACGCGGTATAACGAAGCGTTAGGAAAGCGTTTTTTAAAGATCGTCCCCGCATTAAAAGGTCCCATCGTGTGGCTTGAAGAGGGTCCATGACCTATACAGTAAAATGTTCTAAGTGATTGCATGACACACCTTTTGGCACGAAAAATTGTGGTGGATTATAGCACAGAATACGCTTTACATGTAAAGAGAAAAAGAGCGCTTTAAATCAATCTTGGATAGAATAAATGAATTCCAACAAATGAGTTTTATGTGAAAAAAATGGCAAGTATTGATATTGGGTTAAAGCGTATTGGTGTAGCACTTTGTTTGAGCTTAGGCATCGTATCCCCGCAAGAGGCGATACTGCGTAAAAACCGTGACCAAGCTGCACACGATGTCGATGCTTTTTTAAATGAGTGGAACATCGAGCTTTTGGTTGTGGGGCTTCCCAAAGGTGGCAGTAGCAGTGACGAGATGGAGAGGCGCATCAAACATTTTGTGAGTTTGCTAAAATTTAGCGGCGAAGTTGTCTATCAAGATGAGTA
Above is a genomic segment from Sulfurospirillum halorespirans DSM 13726 containing:
- the ruvX gene encoding Holliday junction resolvase RuvX, which gives rise to MASIDIGLKRIGVALCLSLGIVSPQEAILRKNRDQAAHDVDAFLNEWNIELLVVGLPKGGSSSDEMERRIKHFVSLLKFSGEVVYQDEYGSSNEAKEMMQGVVRQKRDGRIDSMAAKVILERYLDALKASHG
- a CDS encoding L-serine ammonia-lyase: MQSLRTFYCIGHGPSSSHTMGPFNAGTIFKKRFPNASLYRVTLFGSLAATGKGHLTDDALHQALASVGVEILFRPDITKPFHSNGMLFEAFNDKQELLGSWEVYSVGGSALKEAGENPISEPSIYPLTSFNAIMQWCHDEHKELWQYVETYEGEAIWEYLAEVWASMQTTIDRGLKQSGVLPGILQYPRKASKFFAKARKEEKRAHGIIFAYALATSEENASGNIVVTAPTCGACGVVPAVLRYLKELYNLDQTDCLRALAVAGLLGNIVKFNGSISGAEVGCQGEVGVACSMAAGMASYLFGGNLQQIDYAAEMGLEHHLGMTCDPIAGYVQVPCIERNAVAAIRAIDAAEYTSYTDGAHKVSFDEIIQTMVETGKDMNTKYKETSLGGLAKRYL